CATAAACAAAAGCTACGGGCAAAAATTCAACCGTTTTTACTTCGTCGTACAAAGCGAGATCCAAATTTACAGCTTAATTTACCTGATAAGCAAGAGTCCCATGCGTACTGCGCCTTAACGGCAGAGCAAGCTTCACTGTACGAGGGCTATATTTTAGAAACGTTGGATCAGCTAGAACAACTAACGGGCTTCCAGAAAAAAGGACGCGTCTTAAAGATGCTAAGTAAATTGAAGCAATTATGTAATCACCCTGCTCTTTATTTAAAGGAACCTTTTGAGGATGCTGCAACGATGCTGACACGCTCGGTCAAATTAGAGCGTATTGTTCAAATGGCAGCGGAAATCGTCGATAATGGTGAACAGTGTCTTATTTTTACGCAATATATTGGAATGGGCCAATTACTTCAGCATTGTTTCAGTGAAATTTATAATGTCGATGCACCGTTTTTAACAGGCGCCATGCCTAAACAGCAGCGTGATCGATTGGTGGAGGCTTTTCAGGCAGGAGAATTCCCTATTTTTATCCTCTCTTTAAAGGCTGGAGGAACAGGGTTAAACTTAACAGCTGCAAATCACGTACTACATGCCGATCGTTGGTGGAATCCTGCTGTTGAAAACCAAGCAACAGACCGTGCTTATCGAATTGGGCAAACGCAATTTGTGCAAGTGCATAAGTTTGTCACGATTGGGACGATTGAAGAAAAAATTGATAAGATGCTGGCGCAGAAATCTGCATTATCAGAAGAACTCATTCAATCAAGCCAGTGGTTAACGGAGCTAGATGATGATGAGCTTCGAGATTTGATTTCACTCGATTATAACTTGTCTTAAAGATGCGCCAAGAGCTTCAACGTTCTTGGCGCTCTTTTACTTTGCAACATATTCGTGAACAATGTTTACTTCTTTCTACTTACTTCATATTCTTATTTAGTTGTGTGAAATAATCATTGCTGTGCGGTCTTCAGCAACGATAGATGATAGGATAGTCCACAACACCCCTTTTCAACTAAAATGATTACGGTGCAAAGCATTCTATAGGAGAATGGCGAATTGCGTAAATCTTTGGCTTTGCTCCGTATGTATTGCGATAGTCGGTTATACTACTGGTAATTGCAATTCTTTCTTAGGTAACACAAAATCTTTCATAATCTCCTGCTCGACCGATGACGATGAAGGTAATGTGCTTCCATCATTATCTGGCTGTTTTAGCCTATAGAAGCGAACATCTTCTACAACCACTTCTGTCATATAAATCTTGGTGCTGTGCTCATTCGTAAATGATCTAGATTGAATACGGCCGTTTATGCCAACTAATGAACCTTTACCGCAAAACTTCACAATATGCTCTGCCAGTTTTCCCCATACTGTACAAAGAATAAAGTCAGTCTCTACTTCTCCACGACTGTTTTTGTAATTGCGATTTATGGCAAGGGAAAAATGAGATTGGACACGATTTCTAGATAGTTGTCGCAACACAGGATCTTTTGTTAATCTTCCAACCAGTCCGACTTGGTTCATTGATTCACCTCCTTTGTGTTTAATTGCCCTCATCTTACAAGAGGCTATTCACTTTTGGCAAAACTCGATTTTTGTTTTTTAGCTCATTTTTAAATAAGAAAATAATTTTTTTAGCTGTTATTTATTTGTTTGTTAGGTTTTTTTATTGTGCGGAGGTCAGACGGCAGTAAGTGTTACACCCCATTTTTAAAAAGATAAATTTAGCATCTTTTCATATTTTAAGAAGACAGTCTTAGCTGTAATTGATTATGTTATACTAAAAGGAATGACCGACTTAGGAGGATACATAATGAAAACATTTAAAATGCTTTCTTTTGACCTTGTCACTCAAGATGGCATGCAAGCATTTCCTTTAGTCGATGGCATTATTATTAACCAGGAAAACAGCCATCAATCTTGGATTCTTGAATTGTTTATCGATCGGCAATATCGTCCGATTTTTGATGAGTTATTAGCGAATGCTACAGTAGTTGATGTTCGTGCGGTTATTTCATTTCCTGATAATGAACCAGCTCCATTTCGGGTAGTTGTGCATACTGTTCAAGAAATTGGCGAGCATGTTTCTGTGCTTTTAAAAGGGATGTTAAAAATTAAGCGTTCTAAATACGCTGAACAATTACTCGCTGATCTTTTAACAGAAGGTGTTTCACAAGTAGAATTACTAGACCGCTTCTCAAAAGGAATGAAAGAGCGGCCAAAACTTAAAAATGATGAATGAGCAGCGATACGTTTAAGGACGTATCGTTTTTTTGTACTGGACAGTTTGAGATTTTTGGATAAAATATGGTGTAAAAAACATAGGGGTGAACGTCAATGAATTTAGTCATACGTGAGAAGCCGTTAAAGTTGTTATGGTATGAGGCTTTACTACGACGCTTATGTGATGGAGA
This genomic interval from Lysinibacillus sphaericus contains the following:
- a CDS encoding single-stranded DNA-binding protein: MNQVGLVGRLTKDPVLRQLSRNRVQSHFSLAINRNYKNSRGEVETDFILCTVWGKLAEHIVKFCGKGSLVGINGRIQSRSFTNEHSTKIYMTEVVVEDVRFYRLKQPDNDGSTLPSSSSVEQEIMKDFVLPKKELQLPVV
- a CDS encoding YwpF family protein — protein: MKTFKMLSFDLVTQDGMQAFPLVDGIIINQENSHQSWILELFIDRQYRPIFDELLANATVVDVRAVISFPDNEPAPFRVVVHTVQEIGEHVSVLLKGMLKIKRSKYAEQLLADLLTEGVSQVELLDRFSKGMKERPKLKNDE